CCGGCCGACACCGAGGCGCTTTCGACCCCGATGAAGGCCCACAGGGTGAAGTTGAGCGTCGCCATGATCGCCGCCCAGCTGTCCTTGCCCGATACGTTCCAGCCTTCGGAGAAGGTCGCCGGCGAAAACCAGAACCAGCCGAAGATCGCCATGCCGAGGATTGGCACCAGCGCGAAGGAGGTGGTGAAGGACTGCAGCTTGCCGACGACGTTCGGCCCGAGGATGTTGGCGTAGGTGAAGAACCAGATGAGCGCCACCTGCGCAAGCGCCGAGACAAGCGGATCGCGGAGCATCGGGAAGAAGGCCGTGAGATAGCCGAGACCGGCGACCGCGAGGCCGACGTTGCCGACCACGTTTGCCAGCCAGTAGATGAGGTTGGTCTGGTAACCCATGTAGTCGCCGAAGGCCTTGCGCGTATAGGCGTAAGGCCCGCCGGCGGCGGGATCGATCGCTGCCAGCTTGGCGAAGGTCAGGGCCAGCGCGATCGCGCCGGCGATGGTGATCAGCCATCCGAAGATGGCGATGGATCCGACCGCGGCGAGGTTCGCCGGCAGCATGAAGACGCCGGAGCCCATCATGTTGCCCGCGACCATCAGGGTCGCGGGAACGAGGCCGATCTTGGCGGAGTCCGCGACGCCCGCGGAGATGGTTTTGGAAGCGCTATCGACTGCAGCCATGTTCGTCGCTCCAATGAAAGAATGCAAGGGGCAAAACGCCTTGAACTGGCGGCTTTTCCTTGGGTGCGGTTCAGTTTTGACCGGCGTTTTTGCCGATCGGCTAAAGATGCTCCTTCCGCTGGACGGTTGTTTCCGTCCTTCGGTTCTTGAACCAGTCTCCAATGCGTGACCTGATGCCTTGGCTTCGGTCACAGAGTGGCGTTCGGCTCCCGGTTTCCCATTCTCCTGAAAGAGCGCAGCCCAGTCCTGCCGGGCTCGCTAGACGAACATCAGGACAACCGGGATATCGTCGACGCGCTTTCCATGGGGGTGCCGCGCGGCTCATAGGCGCGCTGGTCACGCAGGATCTGGAAGGCGATCGTCAAAAGCTTGCGCGCAATCGCCACGCGCGCCTTGTTGGTTCCTCTGATCTTCAGGTGCTCGTAGTGGGCGCGCAGCTCAGGATCACTGGCGACGGCCGGCGTTACCGCCTCGACAAAGGCCCAGCGCAGCCACTTGTTGCCCTGCTTGATGATCTTGCCGTGGAAGGTCTTGCCGCCAGACGAATAGGTCGACGGCACCAGTCCCGCATAGGCGGCCAGCTTCTTCGGGTTGCGAAAGCGGGATATATCGTCGATCTCCGCCTCGATCAGCCGGGCGAAGAATTCGCCGATGCCGGGGATCGTCTTCAACAGCTTGACGTTGGCATTGGCCTTGGTCAGTGCCCGGATCGTTGTCTCCGACTGCTTGATCCGCCCATCGATGTCGCCGATGAAGGCGAGGCCACGGTCGATCTGGACGCGGTCGATCGCGGAGAGCTCAATCTGCGCCAGCTGGATGCGGCCGGCCTTGCCAAACAGGTCGCCGAGCTTTTTGAACTGGGCCGTCTGCTCCGGATAACGATCAAACACCGTGACGATGCGGTTCTTCGTCATTGTGCGCAGCCGCACGTAAAACATCCGCTCGCGCAGCGCGACACGCAACGCGCGGGCCTTGTCGCTCGGTGCCCAAGCCTCCGGCACCAGATCGGCGCGCAGCAGATGCGCCAGCACCGTCGCGTCGATCTTGTCGGTCTTGATCTTGGCGTCGGCGATCGCCTTGACCTTCAACGGATGGGCGAGAACGACATCATCACAAATGTCGTCGAGCCAGTCGTACATCACCATCCAGTTGCGGGTTGCCTCGACAACCGCATGGCTGTTCTCGCGGTAGCGCTCGAGAAAGCTGTCCAGCGACTGGCGGTCGTTCTTCACCCGGCCGGATCTGAGCGTCTTACCGCTGCTGTCCTGCACCACCAGGTGGCTATAGGATTTGTGGTAGTCGACCC
The nucleotide sequence above comes from Ensifer adhaerens. Encoded proteins:
- a CDS encoding IS110 family transposase, which produces MTASYDYHIGVDYHKSYSHLVVQDSSGKTLRSGRVKNDRQSLDSFLERYRENSHAVVEATRNWMVMYDWLDDICDDVVLAHPLKVKAIADAKIKTDKIDATVLAHLLRADLVPEAWAPSDKARALRVALRERMFYVRLRTMTKNRIVTVFDRYPEQTAQFKKLGDLFGKAGRIQLAQIELSAIDRVQIDRGLAFIGDIDGRIKQSETTIRALTKANANVKLLKTIPGIGEFFARLIEAEIDDISRFRNPKKLAAYAGLVPSTYSSGGKTFHGKIIKQGNKWLRWAFVEAVTPAVASDPELRAHYEHLKIRGTNKARVAIARKLLTIAFQILRDQRAYEPRGTPMESASTISRLS